Proteins from one Anomalospiza imberbis isolate Cuckoo-Finch-1a 21T00152 chromosome 33, ASM3175350v1, whole genome shotgun sequence genomic window:
- the LOC137463998 gene encoding olfactory receptor 14J1-like — protein sequence MFFFLLNLALSDLGSICTTVPKAMHNSLWDTSTISYTGCAAQLFFFAFFISAELSLLTIMCYDRYVSICKPLHYGTLLGSRACAHMAAAAWASAFLYSLLHTANTFSLPLCHGNVLRQFFCEIPQILKLSCSKSYLRKLGVSVVITSLAFGCFVFMVFSYVQIFRAVLRIPSEQGRHKAFSTCLPHLAVLSLFLSTGTLAYLKPPSMSSPSLDLALSVLYSVVPPALNPLIYSLRNQELKAAVWTLMSGSPRPRRRSLPQRMFHEIDPRA from the coding sequence atgttcttcttcctgctcaacctggccctcagcgacctgggctccatctgcaccactgtccccaaagccatgcacaattccctctgggacaccagcaccatctcctacacaggatgtgctgctcagctatttttttttgccttcttcatctcagcagagctttccctcctgaccatcatgtgctacgaccgctacgtgtccatctgcaaacccctgcactacgggaccctcctgggcagcagagcttgtgcccacatggcagcagctgcctgggccagtgcctttctctattcactgctgcacacggccaatacattttccctgcccctgtgccatggcaatgtcctgcgccagttcttctgtgaaatcccacagatcctcaagctctcctgctccaaatcctacctcaggAAACTTGGAGTTTCTGTTGTCATTACATCCTTagcatttggttgttttgtgttcatggttttctcctatgtgcagatcttcagggccgtgctgaggatcccctctgagcagggacggcacaaagccttttccacctgcctccctcacctggccgtgctctccctgttcctcagcactggcactCTTGCCTACCTtaagcccccctccatgtcctccccatccctggatctggccctgtcagttctgtactcggtggtgcctccagccctgaaccccctcatctacagcctgaggaaccaggagctcaaggctgcagtgtggacactgatgagtgg